A part of Antennarius striatus isolate MH-2024 chromosome 21, ASM4005453v1, whole genome shotgun sequence genomic DNA contains:
- the pald1a gene encoding paladin isoform X2, with the protein MGTTASAAPPPVSVASPLESVHANGMADSRQSLSMSPFQTVNIHNNKAKSIITNKVAPVVITYNCRQEFQIHDDILKTNYKVGRLSDAMPEHYLVQGEFFMVQDVFSKADVLNTAASCGAPNFRRLQGSHPLYGMGQPSLNGFTRVLQRLQAHGHQEVIFFCVREEPVVFLRKDDDFLPYTPRRKENLHENLHGLKKEEPVENLELTVRKELHDFAKLNENAFYVYSDIEHFKDEPQKIGIACEEDIHVTEEVYKRPVFTMPAYRYHRLPLPVEGAPLEEDFDAFVNILRESSSLALGRDTSRRLPALLFSCQVGVGRTNLAMILGTLVMNRLSSGPHPAPKSEEAAAASGPKPSFRVIQSLINRLPDGQEVIEEVDHAIALCSEMHNIKDAIYENKRKLEAIGEDYQIQGSGTRDYFLNRTMQSLERYFYLIVFNAYLREQYPLAFVCNFSQWMCRHAWLYRLLARMNLSELSAPAELVTRGARVLVADECLAPDVLGTVKEMKAVNFRRVPKMSVYGAAQPTSEATSAVLAHLTDEKRKHSHVLWVNLQEEMVLEANGQIFNVRESSCVDQHIAVPSSDPQLIEKLETSLKEEILRAQKWLEVTLEQEKQMKMMKSCLTVQEIFNQQIGSHQGLVYKRIPLPDCSAPGEEEFDKLLEAMKSALAEESRSAFVFTCSNGKGRTTTAMVIAVLTLWHFNGFPEFADDEIVSVPDAKYTKGEFEVVMQLVRLLPDGHRMKREVDMALDAVSETMTPMHYHLREVIISSYRQIKSGKTEQECQQLLLRSLQYLERYMYLILFNTYLHLEKKNSWQRSFTTWMEQVAARAGVYDLLNQLGFSEFENPRDSPLARLRRRWQQQRVGSLPFRGEFI; encoded by the exons ATGGGGACGACCGCCAGCGCCGCGCCGCCGCCCGTTTCCGTAGCGTCGCCGCTTGAGAGTGTCCACGCCAACGGGATGGCCGACAGCAGGCAGTCGCTCAGCATGAGCCCCTTCCAGACGGTCAACATCCACAACAACAAGGCCAAGTCCATCATCACCAACAAAGTGGCCCCTGTGGTCATCAC GTACAACTGCAGGCAGGAGTTCCAGATCCACGACGACATCCTGAAGACCAACTACAAGGTGGGCCGGCTCTCGGACGCCATGCCGGAGCACTACCTGGTGCAG gggGAGTTCTTCATGGTGCAGGACGTGTTCAGCAAGGCGGACGTCCTCAACACCGCCGCCAGCTGCGGCGCGCCCAACTTCCGGCGGCTGCAGGGGTCCCACCCGCTGTATGGGATGGGCCAGCCCAGCCTGAACGGCTTCACCCGGGTCCTCCAGAGGCTCCAGGCCCACGGGCACCAG GAGGTGATATTCTTCTGCGTGAGAGAGGAGCCGGTGGTTTTCCTCCGCAAGGACGACGACTTCCTGCCGTACACCCCCAGGAGGAAGGAGAACCTGCACGAGAACCTCCACGGCTTGAAGAAGGAGGAGCCGGTGGAGAACCTGGAGCTCACCGTCAGGAAGGAG CTCCACGACTTCGCCAAACTCAACGAGAACGCCTTCTACGTCTACAGCGACATCGAGCACTTTAAAGACGAGCCGCAGAAGATCGGCATCGCGTGCGAGGAGGACATCCACGTGACGGAGGAGGTCTACAAGAGGCCCGTGTTCACCATGCCGGCCTACAG GTACCACCGGCTGCCGCTGCCGGTGGAGGGGGCGCCGCTGGAGGAGGACTTCGACGCGTTTGTGAACATTCTCAGG gAGAGCTCCAGCTTAGCTTTGGGCCGCGATACTTCCCGCCGACTCCCCGCCCTCCTCTTCAGCTGCCAGGTCGGCGTGGGGCGCACCAACCTCGCCATGATCCTCGGAACGCTGGTCATGAATCGGCTGAGCAGCGGTCCTCACCCGGCGCCAAA AAGCGAAGAGGCGGCGGCGGCTTCAGGACCCAAGCCTTCATTCCGGGTCATCCAGTCTCTGATCAACAGGCTTCCTGACGGACAGGAGGTCATAGAGGAG GTCGACCACGCCATCGCCCTCTGCTCAGAGATGCACAACATCAAGGACGCCATTTACGAGAacaagaggaagctggaggccatCGGAGAAGATTATCAGATCCAG GGGAGCGGCACCAGGGACTACTTCCTGAACAGAACCATGCAGAGCCTGGAGCGCTACTTCTACCTGATCGTGTTTAACGCTTACCTCCGTGAGCAG TACCCTCTCGCCTTCGTCTGTAACTTCAGCCAGTGGATGTGTCGCCACGCGTGGCTCTACCGCCTGCTGGCCCGCATGAACCTGTCGGAGCTGTCGGCGCCGGCGGAGCTGGTCACCAGAGGAGCCCGGGTCCTG GTCGCCGACGAGTGCCTGGCCCCAGACGTGCTCGGCACCGTGAAGGAGATGAAGGCCGTCAACTTCAGACGAGTCCCCAAGATGTCGGTTTACGGAGCGGCTCAGCCGACGTCAGAG GCCACCAGCGCCGTTCTGGCCCACCTGACGGACGAGAAGCGGAAGCACAGCCACGTGTTGTGGGTCAACCTGCaggaggagatggtgctggaggcCAACGGGCAGATCTTTAACGTGAGGGAGTCGTCGTGCGTGGACCAGCACATCGCCGTCCCGTCGTCTGACCCTCAGCTGATAGAA AAACTGGAGACCTCCCTGAAGGAGGAGATCCTGAGAGCTCAGAAGTGGCTCGAGGTGACGCTGGAGCAGGagaagcagatgaagatgatgaagagctgCCTGACCGTCCAGGAGATCTTCAACCAGCAGATCGGCTCCCACCAGGGTCTGGTCTACAAACGCATCCCGCTGCCGGACTGCAGCGCCCCCGGGGAGGAG GAGTTTGATAAGCTGCTGGAGGCCATGAAGAGCGCCTTGGCTGAAGAATCTCGCTCGGCCTTCGTTTTCACCTGCTCTAACGGCAAAGGCAGGACCACGACCGCCATGGTCATCGCCGTCCTGACGCTCTGGCACTTTAAC GGCTTTCCAGAGTTTGCAGATGATGAGATTGTGAGCGTTCCTGACGCGAAATACACAAAAGGAGAATTCGAG GTGGTGATGCAGCTCGTCCGTCTGCTGCCCGACGGCCACCGGATGAAGAGGGAGGTGGACATGGCCCTGGACGCCGTCAGCGAGACTATGACCCCCATGCACTACCACCTGAGAGAGGTCATCATCTCCTCGTACAGACAG ATTAAAAGTGGGAAGACGGAGCAGGAGtgccagcagctgctgctgaggagcCTGCAGTACCTGGAGCGCTACATGTACCTCATCCTCTTCAACACCTACCTGCACCTGGAGAAGAAGAACTCCTGGCAGCGCTCCTTCACCACCTGGATGGAACAG GTCGCCGCCAGAGCTGGAGTTTACGACCTCCTCAACCAGCTGGGCTTCTCTGAGTTCGAGAACCCGAGGGACTCGCCGCTGGCCAGACTGCGCCGCCGCTGGCAGCAGCAGCGCGTCGGGTCGCTGCCCTTTCGAGGGGAGTTCATCTGA
- the pald1a gene encoding paladin isoform X1 gives MAESKQFRKGSRGSTSQHCSWSMGTTASAAPPPVSVASPLESVHANGMADSRQSLSMSPFQTVNIHNNKAKSIITNKVAPVVITYNCRQEFQIHDDILKTNYKVGRLSDAMPEHYLVQGEFFMVQDVFSKADVLNTAASCGAPNFRRLQGSHPLYGMGQPSLNGFTRVLQRLQAHGHQEVIFFCVREEPVVFLRKDDDFLPYTPRRKENLHENLHGLKKEEPVENLELTVRKELHDFAKLNENAFYVYSDIEHFKDEPQKIGIACEEDIHVTEEVYKRPVFTMPAYRYHRLPLPVEGAPLEEDFDAFVNILRESSSLALGRDTSRRLPALLFSCQVGVGRTNLAMILGTLVMNRLSSGPHPAPKSEEAAAASGPKPSFRVIQSLINRLPDGQEVIEEVDHAIALCSEMHNIKDAIYENKRKLEAIGEDYQIQGSGTRDYFLNRTMQSLERYFYLIVFNAYLREQYPLAFVCNFSQWMCRHAWLYRLLARMNLSELSAPAELVTRGARVLVADECLAPDVLGTVKEMKAVNFRRVPKMSVYGAAQPTSEATSAVLAHLTDEKRKHSHVLWVNLQEEMVLEANGQIFNVRESSCVDQHIAVPSSDPQLIEKLETSLKEEILRAQKWLEVTLEQEKQMKMMKSCLTVQEIFNQQIGSHQGLVYKRIPLPDCSAPGEEEFDKLLEAMKSALAEESRSAFVFTCSNGKGRTTTAMVIAVLTLWHFNGFPEFADDEIVSVPDAKYTKGEFEVVMQLVRLLPDGHRMKREVDMALDAVSETMTPMHYHLREVIISSYRQIKSGKTEQECQQLLLRSLQYLERYMYLILFNTYLHLEKKNSWQRSFTTWMEQVAARAGVYDLLNQLGFSEFENPRDSPLARLRRRWQQQRVGSLPFRGEFI, from the exons ATGGCGGAAAGCAAGCAGTTCAGAAAAGGCTCTCGAGGCTCCACATCTCAGCA CTGCTCGTGGAGCATGGGGACGACCGCCAGCGCCGCGCCGCCGCCCGTTTCCGTAGCGTCGCCGCTTGAGAGTGTCCACGCCAACGGGATGGCCGACAGCAGGCAGTCGCTCAGCATGAGCCCCTTCCAGACGGTCAACATCCACAACAACAAGGCCAAGTCCATCATCACCAACAAAGTGGCCCCTGTGGTCATCAC GTACAACTGCAGGCAGGAGTTCCAGATCCACGACGACATCCTGAAGACCAACTACAAGGTGGGCCGGCTCTCGGACGCCATGCCGGAGCACTACCTGGTGCAG gggGAGTTCTTCATGGTGCAGGACGTGTTCAGCAAGGCGGACGTCCTCAACACCGCCGCCAGCTGCGGCGCGCCCAACTTCCGGCGGCTGCAGGGGTCCCACCCGCTGTATGGGATGGGCCAGCCCAGCCTGAACGGCTTCACCCGGGTCCTCCAGAGGCTCCAGGCCCACGGGCACCAG GAGGTGATATTCTTCTGCGTGAGAGAGGAGCCGGTGGTTTTCCTCCGCAAGGACGACGACTTCCTGCCGTACACCCCCAGGAGGAAGGAGAACCTGCACGAGAACCTCCACGGCTTGAAGAAGGAGGAGCCGGTGGAGAACCTGGAGCTCACCGTCAGGAAGGAG CTCCACGACTTCGCCAAACTCAACGAGAACGCCTTCTACGTCTACAGCGACATCGAGCACTTTAAAGACGAGCCGCAGAAGATCGGCATCGCGTGCGAGGAGGACATCCACGTGACGGAGGAGGTCTACAAGAGGCCCGTGTTCACCATGCCGGCCTACAG GTACCACCGGCTGCCGCTGCCGGTGGAGGGGGCGCCGCTGGAGGAGGACTTCGACGCGTTTGTGAACATTCTCAGG gAGAGCTCCAGCTTAGCTTTGGGCCGCGATACTTCCCGCCGACTCCCCGCCCTCCTCTTCAGCTGCCAGGTCGGCGTGGGGCGCACCAACCTCGCCATGATCCTCGGAACGCTGGTCATGAATCGGCTGAGCAGCGGTCCTCACCCGGCGCCAAA AAGCGAAGAGGCGGCGGCGGCTTCAGGACCCAAGCCTTCATTCCGGGTCATCCAGTCTCTGATCAACAGGCTTCCTGACGGACAGGAGGTCATAGAGGAG GTCGACCACGCCATCGCCCTCTGCTCAGAGATGCACAACATCAAGGACGCCATTTACGAGAacaagaggaagctggaggccatCGGAGAAGATTATCAGATCCAG GGGAGCGGCACCAGGGACTACTTCCTGAACAGAACCATGCAGAGCCTGGAGCGCTACTTCTACCTGATCGTGTTTAACGCTTACCTCCGTGAGCAG TACCCTCTCGCCTTCGTCTGTAACTTCAGCCAGTGGATGTGTCGCCACGCGTGGCTCTACCGCCTGCTGGCCCGCATGAACCTGTCGGAGCTGTCGGCGCCGGCGGAGCTGGTCACCAGAGGAGCCCGGGTCCTG GTCGCCGACGAGTGCCTGGCCCCAGACGTGCTCGGCACCGTGAAGGAGATGAAGGCCGTCAACTTCAGACGAGTCCCCAAGATGTCGGTTTACGGAGCGGCTCAGCCGACGTCAGAG GCCACCAGCGCCGTTCTGGCCCACCTGACGGACGAGAAGCGGAAGCACAGCCACGTGTTGTGGGTCAACCTGCaggaggagatggtgctggaggcCAACGGGCAGATCTTTAACGTGAGGGAGTCGTCGTGCGTGGACCAGCACATCGCCGTCCCGTCGTCTGACCCTCAGCTGATAGAA AAACTGGAGACCTCCCTGAAGGAGGAGATCCTGAGAGCTCAGAAGTGGCTCGAGGTGACGCTGGAGCAGGagaagcagatgaagatgatgaagagctgCCTGACCGTCCAGGAGATCTTCAACCAGCAGATCGGCTCCCACCAGGGTCTGGTCTACAAACGCATCCCGCTGCCGGACTGCAGCGCCCCCGGGGAGGAG GAGTTTGATAAGCTGCTGGAGGCCATGAAGAGCGCCTTGGCTGAAGAATCTCGCTCGGCCTTCGTTTTCACCTGCTCTAACGGCAAAGGCAGGACCACGACCGCCATGGTCATCGCCGTCCTGACGCTCTGGCACTTTAAC GGCTTTCCAGAGTTTGCAGATGATGAGATTGTGAGCGTTCCTGACGCGAAATACACAAAAGGAGAATTCGAG GTGGTGATGCAGCTCGTCCGTCTGCTGCCCGACGGCCACCGGATGAAGAGGGAGGTGGACATGGCCCTGGACGCCGTCAGCGAGACTATGACCCCCATGCACTACCACCTGAGAGAGGTCATCATCTCCTCGTACAGACAG ATTAAAAGTGGGAAGACGGAGCAGGAGtgccagcagctgctgctgaggagcCTGCAGTACCTGGAGCGCTACATGTACCTCATCCTCTTCAACACCTACCTGCACCTGGAGAAGAAGAACTCCTGGCAGCGCTCCTTCACCACCTGGATGGAACAG GTCGCCGCCAGAGCTGGAGTTTACGACCTCCTCAACCAGCTGGGCTTCTCTGAGTTCGAGAACCCGAGGGACTCGCCGCTGGCCAGACTGCGCCGCCGCTGGCAGCAGCAGCGCGTCGGGTCGCTGCCCTTTCGAGGGGAGTTCATCTGA